In a genomic window of Physeter macrocephalus isolate SW-GA chromosome 14, ASM283717v5, whole genome shotgun sequence:
- the FAM217B gene encoding protein FAM217B, with amino-acid sequence MNAGPSWNKVQRPKNSRKKQSKSQVPHISSQLKSSLGGCVPQSTEDKLKESISPEGNPKRSPLGYRCRGSSGNKLFLDFQTMKIIKEDAEEDSASDLSDSERIPIPPSPLTPPDLHLRAEEIDVVHFDLHPGQGPTQPEYCYPDFLPAPCNSWDLRDMAVLLHSERRTEAVPRTGGLLGKYIDRLVQLEWLQIQTVQCERGKGAKARPPTAPGASGALKSPGRSKLIANALSRPQQEGPPKSGPSRKKDARREEVHPSYYTCEASTKRLDVLSSSRLCSQKQTLDVQTEEKKKKSNKSSKLQHWDLSCGDSGDPKIESSVNLRFPRQPAVIGDPTDTYKASGAPAHASLKKKGNANNCARATISGEKKLKTNGVKQNTYKFKS; translated from the coding sequence ATGAATGCAGGCCCCTCTTGGAATAAAGTACAGCGTCcaaagaattcaagaaaaaagCAGAGTAAATCCCAAGTCCCCCACATCTCGTCCCAGCTGAAAAGCAGTCTCGGAGGATGTGTCCCCCAATCAACTGAGGATAAACTGAAGGAAAGCATTTCCCCGGAAGGAAACCCCAAAAGGAGTCCCCTTGGCTACAGGTGTCGGGGGTCCTCAGGGAACAAGTTGTTTCTGGACTTTCAGACGATGAAAATTATCAAAGAAGATGCTGAGGAGGACAGTGCCAGTGATCTCTCTGATTCAGAAAGAATCCCCatccccccttctcccctcacGCCTCCAGATCTTCACCTTCGAGCCGAAGAGATTGATGTGGTTCACTTCGATCTGCACCCAGGGCAGGGTCCCACCCAGCCCGAATACTGTTACCCTGACTTCCTCCCGGCCCCGTGTAACTCCTGGGACCTGCGGGACATGGCCGTGCTCCTGCACTCTGAGCGCAGGACAGAGGCCGTGCCCAGAACCGGCGGGCTGCTGGGGAAGTACATCGACAGGCTTGTCCAGCTCGAGTGGCTGCAGATCCAGACTGTCCAGTGCGAGAGAGGAAAGGGGGCCAAGGCGAGGCCTCCCACTGCCCCTGGGGCCTCGGGGGCTCTGAAGAGCCCTGGGAGAAGCAAGCTGATTGCCAACGCTCTGTCCAGGCCTCAGCAGGAAGGGCCTCCGAAGTCAGGCCCTTCACGAAAGAAAGACGCGCGCCGCGAAGAAGTCCATCCGTCCTACTACACGTGTGAGGCCTCCACCAAACGCCTCGATGTGCTGAGTAGCAGCAGACTGTGTTCTCAGAAGCAAACCCTGGACGTGCagacagaggagaagaaaaagaaatccaacaaGAGCTCCAAGCTGCAGCACTGGGATCTGTCCTGCGGGGACAGTGGCGACCCTAAGATCGAGAGCAGCGTGAACCTTCGCTTTCCCAGGCAGCCAGCGGTGATCGGGGACCCCACAGACACCTACAAGGCCTCTGGAGCGCCAGCACATGCAAGTCTTAAGaagaagggaaatgcaaataattgTGCTCGAGCCACTATATCCGGCGAGAAAAAGCTCAAAACAAATGGAGTAAAACAAAACACGTACAAATTCAAATCATAA
- the PPP1R3D gene encoding protein phosphatase 1 regulatory subunit 3D codes for MSRGPGSAVLPAAAGFRKPAPRSLSCLSDLDGGAARESRPCRPPGSPGSAPPPPPAPSGCDPCLRPIILRRARSLPSSPERRHKGAGAPGAACRPGCSRQHRVRFADALGLELAQVKVFNAGDDPSVPLHVLSRLAINSDLCCSSQDLEFTLQCLVPDFPPPVEAPDFGERLGRQLVCLERVTCSDLGISGTARVRNLAFEKQVAVRYTFSDWRSAHEAAARWRGPAGTEGAEDVFAFGFPVPPFLLALGSRVHFALRYRVAGAEYWDNNDGRDYSLTCRNHALHMPRGECEESWIHFI; via the coding sequence ATGTCCAGAGGCCCGGGCTCCGCGGTCCTCCCCGCCGCCGCCGGTTTCCGGAAGCCCGCCCCGCGGAGCCTCAGCTGCCTCTCGGACCTGGACGGCGGCGCGGCCCGGGAGTCGCGGCCCTGCAGGCCCCCTGGGAGCCCGGGcagcgcgccgccgccgccgcccgcgccgtCCGGCTGCGACCCCTGCCTGCGGCCCATCATCCTGCGGCGGGCGCGCTCGCTGCCCAGCTCGCCCGAGCGCCGCCATAAGGGCGCGGGCGCGCCGGGCGCTGCGTGCCGGCCGGGCTGCAGCCGGCAGCACCGCGTGCGCTTCGCCGACGCTCTGGGCCTGGAGCTGGCGCAGGTCAAGGTGTTCAACGCGGGCGACGACCCGTCCGTGCCGCTGCACGTGCTGTCGCGGCTCGCCATCAACTCGGACCTGTGCTGCAGCAGCCAGGACCTGGAGTTCACCCTGCAGTGCCTGGTGCCCGACTTCCCGCCGCCCGTCGAGGCCCCTGACTTCGGCGAGCGCCTGGGGCGGCAGCTCGTGTGTCTGGAGCGCGTCACCTGCTCAGACCTGGGCATCAGCGGTACGGCGCGCGTGCGCAACCTGGCCTTCGAGAAGCAGGTGGCGGTGCGCTACACGTTCTCGGACTGGCGCAGCGCGCACGAGGCGGCGGCGCGGTGGCGCGGGCCGGCGGGCACCGAGGGCGCCGAGGATGTCTTCGCCTTCGGCTTCCCGGTGCCGCCCTTCCTGCTGGCGCTCGGCTCCCGCGTGCACTTCGCGCTGCGCTACCGCGTGGCCGGCGCCGAGTACTGGGACAACAACGACGGCCGCGACTACAGCCTCACGTGCCGCAACCATGCGCTGCACATGCCGCGCGGGGAGTGCGAGGAGAGCTGGATTCACTTCATCTGA